From Echinicola soli, a single genomic window includes:
- a CDS encoding glycoside hydrolase family 43 protein codes for MKLFRPILAGLAFGIGSTMSVFAQDSSPSGVWVADQGDGTYINPIIHADYSDPDLCRVGDDFYMTASSFNVAPGLPILHSKDLVNWELVGHALDRQVPLDHFSKPQHGNGIWAPAIRYHEGEYYIYWGDPDFGIYMVKTKDPAGEWEAPVLVEAGKGLIDPCPLWDEDGNAYLSHAFAGSRAGIKSVLVVKPLSADGTETTGEGKIVFDGHEDQPTVEGTKFYKRNGYYYIFAPAGGVSTGWQLILRSKNPYGPYQEHISLEQGATDINGPHQGGWVSLESGEDWFVHFQDKEAYGRIVHMQPMTWENDWPTMGEDEDGDGTGEPVMRYKKPDVGKSHPVATVDDSDEFEGNDIGLQWQWHANPKATWAFANPAKGMLRLYTDQLPEDAENLWAASNLLLQKFPAEEFTTTTELTFHPNEKLQNEKVGFIVMGMSYAYLALESAEDGVYLKYVECDDAEHGKAEKETIIKKLSDHTVQLRVTVKEGAVCQFAFSEDGETFTAIDDTFTAVPGKWIGAKVGLFAVRDEKINDSGYADVDWFRFSK; via the coding sequence ATGAAATTATTCAGACCAATTTTGGCCGGATTAGCTTTCGGTATAGGAAGTACCATGTCTGTTTTTGCACAGGATAGCAGCCCTTCGGGAGTATGGGTGGCAGACCAGGGAGATGGCACTTATATCAATCCTATCATTCATGCAGATTATTCAGATCCAGACCTTTGCAGGGTAGGAGACGATTTTTATATGACCGCTTCGAGCTTTAATGTGGCTCCTGGACTTCCGATTTTACATTCTAAAGATTTGGTAAACTGGGAATTGGTGGGGCATGCACTGGATCGTCAAGTGCCATTGGATCATTTCAGTAAACCTCAGCACGGCAACGGTATATGGGCTCCGGCGATCAGGTATCATGAAGGCGAATATTATATCTATTGGGGTGATCCTGATTTTGGAATTTATATGGTGAAGACCAAGGATCCCGCAGGCGAATGGGAAGCCCCCGTTTTGGTGGAAGCCGGAAAGGGACTGATTGACCCGTGCCCGTTATGGGATGAAGATGGCAATGCCTATCTGTCCCATGCTTTTGCAGGAAGCCGTGCAGGTATCAAAAGTGTCTTGGTCGTAAAACCATTGAGTGCTGACGGTACCGAAACCACAGGGGAAGGTAAGATTGTCTTCGATGGCCATGAGGACCAACCTACTGTAGAAGGCACTAAATTCTACAAGCGTAACGGCTACTATTATATTTTTGCACCAGCAGGTGGTGTATCGACAGGCTGGCAATTGATCCTACGTTCAAAGAATCCTTACGGCCCCTATCAAGAGCACATTTCACTGGAACAAGGAGCTACGGACATCAATGGTCCCCACCAAGGTGGCTGGGTGAGCCTCGAAAGTGGAGAAGACTGGTTTGTTCATTTTCAGGATAAGGAAGCTTACGGCCGGATCGTCCACATGCAGCCGATGACCTGGGAAAATGACTGGCCCACCATGGGAGAAGACGAAGATGGTGACGGTACAGGAGAGCCGGTGATGCGTTATAAGAAGCCAGATGTTGGCAAAAGTCACCCTGTCGCCACAGTAGATGATTCGGATGAATTTGAAGGAAATGACATCGGACTGCAGTGGCAATGGCATGCCAATCCAAAGGCAACATGGGCTTTTGCCAATCCGGCTAAAGGGATGCTCCGACTGTACACCGATCAGCTTCCCGAAGATGCAGAAAACCTTTGGGCAGCATCAAATTTACTTTTGCAGAAATTTCCAGCCGAAGAATTTACCACGACAACCGAATTAACATTCCATCCAAATGAAAAGCTCCAAAATGAAAAAGTTGGCTTTATCGTCATGGGAATGAGCTATGCTTACCTGGCCTTAGAGAGTGCCGAAGATGGCGTCTATTTGAAATACGTAGAATGCGATGACGCCGAGCATGGTAAAGCTGAAAAGGAAACCATCATTAAGAAGTTATCCGATCATACGGTGCAGCTTCGGGTGACGGTAAAAGAAGGAGCGGTTTGCCAATTTGCCTTCAGTGAGGATGGTGAGACGTTCACCGCCATTGATGATACTTTTACAGCTGTCCCAGGAAAATGGATAGGTGCTAAAGTGGGGCTTTTTGCTGTCAGAGATGAAAAAATTAATGACTCAGGATACGCGGATGTAGACTGGTTTAGGTTTTCGAAGTGA
- a CDS encoding transposase yields MLGIDETSSKKGHRYVTVAVDMEERRVVHAYLSYEQRTNPFEDPYDAIRQYSMAHGVTDGNALHHEFMPAYVSAVASSLQRWDANNGGGNLDWSYYEAMAWGGLTHHGEGGPMTEAFKANFPNKWDRDRILKILANEATGNGQAKGDKCD; encoded by the coding sequence GTGCTTGGCATTGACGAGACCTCTTCAAAGAAGGGCCACCGTTATGTGACCGTAGCGGTCGATATGGAGGAAAGACGGGTTGTCCATGCATACCTTTCTTATGAACAACGTACAAATCCTTTTGAGGATCCGTATGATGCCATACGGCAATATAGTATGGCCCATGGGGTGACTGATGGCAATGCGCTCCATCACGAGTTTATGCCGGCTTATGTCAGTGCGGTGGCCTCTTCACTGCAGCGATGGGATGCTAATAATGGCGGCGGCAATCTGGATTGGTCATACTACGAGGCGATGGCCTGGGGCGGTCTGACCCATCACGGAGAAGGCGGTCCAATGACGGAGGCATTTAAGGCGAATTTCCCGAATAAATGGGATAGAGATAGGATACTGAAAATTTTAGCAAATGAAGCGACAGGAAATGGCCAGGCAAAAGGGGATAAGTGTGATTAG
- a CDS encoding rhamnogalacturonan acetylesterase has product MNKKIGFILSFVTIAGFLFSFVPKDGEITIFMIGDSTMANKPYSGSNPEKGWGQVFGLYFTAGVQVENHALNGRSTKSFRDEGHWDKVYQSIQPGDYVIIEFGHNDQKSKSPERYAAPNTDYRNNLIRYIEETYEKGGKPVLATPISRRSYENGILVDTHGRYSEVVREVAEEYHIPLFDLHKKTVEVIEQFGEEKSKELFLHYKPGDYERFKDGQDDNTHLSPTGAFKVCDLAVAELKKELPELVMFLKD; this is encoded by the coding sequence ATGAATAAAAAAATCGGTTTTATACTGTCTTTTGTTACTATCGCAGGTTTTCTCTTTTCTTTTGTGCCAAAGGACGGAGAGATTACCATATTTATGATTGGCGATAGTACGATGGCCAATAAACCCTATTCTGGCAGTAATCCAGAAAAGGGTTGGGGGCAGGTTTTTGGCTTATATTTTACAGCGGGTGTTCAGGTAGAAAACCATGCCCTCAATGGCAGAAGCACCAAGAGCTTTAGAGACGAAGGACATTGGGATAAGGTATATCAGTCCATACAGCCAGGCGATTATGTGATTATTGAATTTGGTCATAATGACCAAAAGTCCAAATCTCCAGAAAGGTATGCAGCACCCAATACAGATTACAGGAATAATTTGATTCGCTATATAGAAGAGACGTATGAAAAAGGTGGTAAGCCTGTATTGGCCACGCCCATCTCCAGAAGGAGTTATGAAAATGGTATCCTGGTGGATACTCATGGACGATATTCGGAAGTGGTAAGGGAAGTGGCTGAAGAGTACCATATCCCTCTTTTTGATTTGCATAAGAAAACGGTGGAAGTGATTGAGCAGTTTGGTGAGGAAAAATCCAAGGAACTCTTCCTGCATTATAAGCCTGGCGATTATGAACGGTTCAAAGATGGACAAGATGATAATACCCACCTCAGCCCAACAGGGGCATTTAAGGTATGTGACCTTGCAGTGGCTGAGCTGAAAAAGGAATTACCTGAATTGGTGATGTTTCTGAAAGATTGA
- a CDS encoding glycoside hydrolase family 88/105 protein has protein sequence MIKRNQNLLSKALPVVLASIVLLSCSSKKSSETEETVQITEEQQAYSTWMADAEIKRNPEGWTLDFNEKPKWEYTHGLVMTAMEEVYEKTNDQKYLDYIVNFADFMVEKDGAIKTYKKSDYNIDRVNGGRFLIGLYDETKVEKYKLAIEELRDQMRDHPRTSEGGFWHKKRYPHQMWLDGLYMGSPFLARYAAEFDEPALFDDVANQIYLMDKYGYSEETGLYHHAWDESKEQKWADPETGLSTNYWGRSIGWFSMAVVDVLDYLPVDHPKRDMIIGVAQKIAAGIIRYQDETGVWYQVLDQGERKGNYLESSCSSMFTYFLLKGVDKGYLDKKYLAYGQKAYQGLLDEFIREDADGGISITNVCAVAGLGGDPYRDGSYEYYISEPQRDNDPKGVGPFILASLQHEALK, from the coding sequence ATGATTAAGCGCAATCAAAATCTACTGAGTAAAGCTCTTCCCGTAGTATTAGCATCCATTGTATTATTGTCCTGTTCCTCTAAAAAATCTTCCGAAACAGAAGAAACTGTTCAAATCACGGAAGAACAACAGGCTTATTCTACATGGATGGCAGATGCTGAAATTAAGAGAAATCCCGAAGGCTGGACATTAGACTTTAATGAGAAGCCAAAATGGGAATACACGCATGGATTGGTCATGACCGCCATGGAGGAAGTGTACGAAAAGACAAATGATCAAAAATACCTCGATTATATAGTGAATTTTGCAGACTTTATGGTAGAAAAGGATGGTGCCATCAAGACTTATAAAAAAAGTGATTATAACATTGATAGGGTCAATGGAGGCCGTTTTTTGATTGGACTATATGATGAGACGAAAGTGGAGAAGTATAAGCTTGCCATCGAGGAGCTGCGTGATCAGATGCGTGATCATCCCAGAACTTCCGAAGGCGGATTTTGGCACAAAAAGCGCTATCCGCACCAAATGTGGTTGGACGGTCTGTATATGGGCTCACCCTTTCTGGCGCGTTATGCAGCAGAATTTGATGAACCGGCACTGTTTGATGATGTAGCCAACCAGATTTACCTGATGGACAAATATGGCTACAGTGAAGAAACAGGCTTATATCACCATGCCTGGGACGAAAGCAAAGAACAGAAGTGGGCTGATCCAGAAACTGGACTCTCCACGAACTATTGGGGGAGAAGCATTGGGTGGTTTAGCATGGCCGTGGTAGATGTGCTGGATTATCTTCCTGTAGATCATCCCAAAAGGGACATGATCATCGGGGTAGCCCAAAAAATAGCCGCTGGTATCATTCGATACCAAGATGAGACGGGTGTTTGGTATCAAGTGTTAGATCAGGGTGAACGTAAAGGAAATTATTTGGAATCATCTTGCTCAAGCATGTTTACCTATTTTCTTTTGAAAGGGGTGGACAAAGGGTACCTGGACAAAAAATACTTGGCGTATGGTCAAAAGGCGTATCAAGGACTGCTGGATGAATTTATCCGTGAAGATGCAGATGGTGGCATCAGTATCACCAATGTCTGCGCAGTAGCCGGCCTCGGAGGAGATCCTTATCGTGATGGTTCTTACGAGTACTACATCAGTGAGCCCCAAAGGGACAATGACCCTAAAGGGGTCGGGCCTTTTATCTTGGCTTCCTTACAACATGAAGCATTAAAATGA
- the uxaC gene encoding glucuronate isomerase has product MLDQVSNRLRKSNKTFLSDDFLLQSEFAQVLYHDYAKKLPIIDYHCHLSPKDIAENRIFKNLTEIWLAGDHYKWRAMRTLGIDEKYITGKASTDKEKFQKWAETVPYTLRNPLYHWTHLELKRYFGIEELLSPDTADSIYQKATDLLQQPSHHTQGLLSQMNVETVCSTDDPIDSLEYHVKAKKDGTKPNLFPAFRPDKAYAVENPADYMAYLEKLQEASGVSINKYGDLLAALENRIAFFHDHGGRLSDHGLEQLYFFNMGHYSAEDLFKKLSEQKPLTIEEIQYFKFETLLHLSHMYHAKGWTQQYHLGALRNTNERMLRILGPDTGFDSIGDFSQAKAISKFLNQLDSTDQLTKTILYNLNPRDNEVLATMIGNFNDGSIRGKVQFGSGWWFLDQKDGMEKQMNALSNMGLLSCFVGMLTDSRSFLSFPRHEYFRRTLCNLIGKDVENGELPADEKWLGKIVSDICYHNAKNYFEFEQ; this is encoded by the coding sequence ATGTTGGACCAAGTGAGCAATCGATTGCGCAAATCAAACAAAACTTTCCTGTCAGATGATTTTCTATTGCAAAGTGAATTTGCACAGGTTCTTTATCATGACTATGCCAAAAAACTGCCTATCATAGATTATCACTGCCATTTGTCTCCCAAGGACATTGCTGAAAATAGAATATTTAAAAATCTCACCGAAATCTGGCTTGCCGGAGACCACTATAAGTGGCGTGCCATGCGAACACTTGGCATTGATGAAAAGTACATTACCGGAAAAGCATCTACCGACAAGGAGAAATTCCAAAAGTGGGCCGAAACCGTTCCGTATACCTTAAGAAATCCACTTTATCACTGGACACATCTTGAGCTGAAAAGATACTTTGGCATCGAGGAACTACTCAGTCCTGATACCGCTGATAGTATTTATCAAAAAGCCACCGATTTGCTCCAGCAACCTTCTCACCATACCCAGGGACTATTAAGTCAAATGAATGTGGAAACGGTTTGCTCCACCGACGATCCTATCGATAGCTTGGAATACCATGTAAAAGCCAAAAAAGACGGAACCAAACCTAATCTCTTCCCTGCTTTCAGACCTGACAAGGCATATGCGGTAGAAAACCCTGCCGATTACATGGCCTACTTGGAAAAACTCCAAGAAGCCAGTGGGGTGTCCATCAACAAATACGGGGACCTTTTGGCAGCGTTGGAAAACCGAATAGCATTTTTCCATGACCATGGGGGCAGGCTTTCTGATCACGGGCTGGAGCAGCTTTACTTCTTCAATATGGGCCATTATAGCGCAGAAGACCTGTTCAAAAAACTATCGGAACAAAAGCCACTCACTATAGAGGAAATCCAATACTTCAAGTTTGAGACATTGCTTCACCTCAGCCACATGTACCATGCAAAAGGCTGGACACAGCAATATCATTTGGGAGCACTAAGAAATACCAATGAACGGATGCTCCGTATTTTGGGGCCGGACACGGGCTTTGACTCCATTGGCGATTTCTCTCAGGCCAAGGCCATTTCCAAATTCCTCAACCAACTGGACAGCACTGACCAGCTGACCAAAACAATCCTTTATAACCTCAACCCAAGAGACAATGAAGTATTGGCGACCATGATCGGCAACTTCAACGATGGCTCCATCCGTGGCAAAGTTCAGTTCGGCTCTGGCTGGTGGTTTCTTGACCAAAAGGATGGTATGGAAAAACAGATGAATGCACTTTCCAATATGGGACTGTTAAGTTGCTTCGTGGGAATGCTTACCGACTCCAGAAGCTTCCTTTCCTTCCCAAGACACGAGTATTTCCGAAGAACGCTTTGTAACTTGATCGGCAAGGATGTCGAAAATGGCGAACTACCTGCCGATGAGAAGTGGCTCGGCAAGATTGTCAGTGATATTTGCTATCACAATGCCAAAAACTACTTTGAGTTTGAACAATAG
- a CDS encoding LacI family DNA-binding transcriptional regulator — protein sequence MNKRKKATIHDIASKLGITASTVSRALNNHPRISDATKKLVNKTAKDINYQPNNIAAALRNGRSRLIGIIVPTANRNFFSSVVRGIEEIANQLNYKVIISQSYENFEQEVQIVDTLLSARVDGIIMSIGKNTEDFEHLERIVEKSIPLVLFDRITDDVEVNQVVIDDYMGAYKTVEHLIESGYKKIAHFTNPRKINIYSERLRGYTDALRDNGIPFDKNLVIESNMQLEDGQKSVLKMLDKHLDFDAIFSSSDYAAMGALQMLKEKNINVPEEVGLAGFGNEPFTSFTTPSLTTVDQVSIPMGNVAAELFFELLKADPKKYVPQKTVLKPELIIRESSMRKVNQPVDK from the coding sequence ATGAATAAGAGAAAGAAAGCGACGATCCATGATATAGCTTCCAAGTTAGGCATTACAGCCAGTACGGTTTCTCGTGCGCTGAACAACCATCCGAGGATAAGTGATGCCACCAAAAAGCTGGTCAACAAAACTGCGAAGGATATTAATTATCAACCAAACAATATTGCTGCGGCTCTCAGAAATGGAAGGAGCAGATTGATCGGGATAATCGTCCCTACGGCCAACAGAAATTTCTTTTCTTCCGTGGTCAGGGGAATCGAGGAAATCGCCAATCAGTTAAACTATAAAGTGATCATCAGCCAATCTTACGAAAACTTTGAGCAAGAAGTCCAGATCGTAGACACCCTTCTCAGTGCTCGTGTAGACGGTATCATCATGTCCATCGGGAAAAACACGGAAGATTTCGAACACTTGGAGCGCATAGTGGAAAAGAGTATCCCCTTGGTATTATTTGATAGGATCACTGATGATGTGGAAGTTAACCAAGTGGTCATTGATGACTACATGGGTGCATACAAAACAGTGGAGCATCTCATAGAAAGTGGGTACAAAAAAATTGCCCATTTTACCAACCCGCGAAAAATCAATATCTATAGCGAAAGGCTTCGAGGCTATACCGATGCACTTCGTGATAATGGGATTCCCTTCGACAAAAACTTGGTAATAGAAAGTAATATGCAATTGGAAGATGGACAGAAGTCCGTATTGAAGATGCTCGATAAGCACCTGGATTTTGATGCCATTTTTTCTTCCAGTGACTACGCGGCCATGGGCGCCTTGCAAATGCTCAAAGAAAAGAACATCAACGTTCCAGAAGAAGTGGGCTTGGCAGGCTTTGGAAATGAACCCTTTACGTCTTTCACCACCCCTTCCCTGACCACGGTGGATCAGGTGAGTATCCCGATGGGAAATGTCGCGGCTGAATTATTCTTCGAACTTCTCAAAGCCGATCCAAAAAAATACGTTCCGCAAAAAACCGTACTCAAGCCTGAGCTGATCATCAGAGAATCATCTATGCGGAAAGTAAATCAACCTGTAGATAAATAA
- a CDS encoding tagaturonate reductase — translation MKTLNRQHVEGLTERPVKVLQFGEGNFLRGFVDWIIDTMNEKTDFNGDVQLVQPIQHGLGKMINDQEGLYHVQLSGIQKGEAKEETRLITCVRGAVNPYESYEVYLKLAENPDLRFVVSNTTEAGIAYNPEDDDREKLPGSFPGKLTALLYRRFDTFNGDKSKGLHIIPCELIDKNGAKLKEIILQYASLWRLPNGFIQWINEANTFSNTLVDRIVPGFPKETIKEIQENIGFEDNLVVKAEPFHLWVIEGPDTVKAEFPAEEAGLEVKFVKDQSPYRTRKVRILNGAHTSLVPVAYLHGLRTVRESVEDPVIGPFLNETIQGEIIPTLDLPKEELEQFANDVMDRFKNPFVKHLLSSIALNSISKFKVRLLPSLLEYVDRKGQLPPNLVRSLAALIVFYKGSYNGEATPVQDDEEIINYFKTIWESHDLDQVANEVLKNINFWDTDLTKVEGLQAAVAEQLSQLMDKEKV, via the coding sequence ATGAAAACACTTAACAGACAACATGTCGAAGGGCTTACAGAAAGGCCCGTAAAAGTCCTCCAGTTTGGGGAAGGCAACTTTTTAAGAGGCTTTGTGGACTGGATCATCGACACCATGAACGAAAAAACCGACTTCAACGGTGACGTGCAGTTGGTACAGCCTATCCAACATGGCCTGGGCAAAATGATCAATGATCAAGAAGGTCTCTATCATGTACAGCTCAGCGGCATCCAAAAAGGTGAAGCCAAAGAGGAAACCCGCCTGATCACTTGTGTGAGAGGAGCGGTCAACCCTTATGAAAGTTATGAAGTGTACCTGAAGCTGGCCGAAAATCCAGATTTGAGATTTGTCGTTTCCAACACCACGGAAGCAGGCATCGCTTATAATCCGGAAGATGATGACAGGGAGAAACTTCCCGGTTCATTCCCCGGTAAACTGACCGCTCTACTTTACAGGCGTTTTGATACGTTTAACGGTGACAAGTCCAAAGGACTTCATATCATTCCTTGTGAGCTGATCGATAAAAACGGTGCCAAGCTAAAAGAGATCATTCTTCAATACGCGTCCCTATGGCGGCTGCCAAATGGCTTTATCCAATGGATCAATGAGGCAAACACCTTCTCCAACACCTTGGTGGACAGGATCGTCCCTGGATTCCCCAAAGAGACCATCAAGGAGATCCAAGAAAACATTGGTTTTGAGGACAATTTGGTGGTAAAAGCAGAGCCTTTCCACTTGTGGGTGATCGAAGGGCCAGATACCGTCAAAGCGGAATTCCCCGCAGAAGAAGCTGGACTGGAAGTGAAATTCGTCAAAGACCAATCCCCATACAGGACCAGAAAAGTAAGGATACTAAACGGCGCCCACACCTCTTTGGTACCTGTAGCCTATCTCCATGGTCTGAGAACCGTAAGGGAATCCGTCGAAGATCCGGTCATAGGGCCATTCCTGAACGAAACCATCCAAGGTGAAATCATCCCTACCCTGGACCTTCCCAAGGAAGAGCTGGAGCAGTTTGCCAATGACGTGATGGACCGCTTCAAGAATCCATTTGTGAAACACCTTTTGAGTTCCATCGCCTTGAACTCCATCTCTAAGTTTAAGGTAAGGCTATTGCCTTCCCTTTTGGAATATGTGGACCGAAAAGGCCAATTGCCACCAAATCTGGTACGCTCACTCGCTGCTCTGATCGTTTTCTATAAAGGCAGCTATAATGGTGAAGCCACCCCAGTACAGGACGATGAAGAAATCATCAATTACTTCAAGACTATTTGGGAAAGCCATGATCTCGACCAAGTGGCGAACGAAGTCCTGAAAAACATCAATTTTTGGGACACGGACCTCACCAAAGTCGAAGGCCTCCAAGCAGCTGTGGCGGAACAATTAAGCCAACTAATGGACAAGGAAAAAGTATAA
- a CDS encoding glycoside hydrolase family 28 protein: MKKQYKSIFLISALAVLTSLVQARQIDPVLDDIYEGVEIKMPKVQLPSFPDRAVSIADFGAKGDGMVKNTEAFAKAIDEVVQAGGGRVIVPRGIWLTGPITLKSNTNLHLEDGALVLFSRDFDDYPLVKTSFEGLNTVRCISPINALEAENIAITGTGVIDGNGDAWRPVKKGKMTAGQWDKLVRSGGVLSDDKKMWFPTAKSKKGYTSSTNFNVPDLISENELASVKDFLRPVMVSLVKCNKVLLDGPTFQNSPAWNIHPLMSENVVIRNLNVRNPWYSQNGDGLDLESCKNALIYNNTFDVGDDAICFKSGKNEDGRDRGMPTENVIVKNNTVYHAHGGFVVGSEMSGGVKNIHVSHCTFIGTDVGLRFKSTRGRGGVVENIHISDIDMINIPTDAIRFNMFYGGNSPVLEEDQDAEDEARNEAIVPVTEETPAFRNIYMKNIRATGSGTAAFFMGLPEKSLENVRLENALLEAKNGITVIDTDGLILKNVQVKAERTSALTVYNSKNVNVSGFTFEENGKTPVRILGKLTNAIQLDKADFSTINEQVSKGNDLPANALKIK, from the coding sequence ATGAAAAAACAGTATAAAAGTATATTTCTGATTTCAGCCTTGGCAGTACTCACAAGTTTGGTGCAGGCAAGGCAGATCGACCCCGTGCTAGATGATATTTATGAAGGGGTGGAGATTAAGATGCCCAAAGTACAGCTTCCGTCTTTCCCAGACCGTGCAGTAAGTATTGCTGATTTTGGAGCAAAAGGAGATGGTATGGTGAAAAATACCGAGGCTTTTGCCAAAGCCATCGACGAAGTAGTACAAGCAGGCGGCGGGAGAGTGATCGTTCCGAGGGGAATTTGGCTTACCGGTCCCATCACGCTTAAGAGCAATACGAACTTGCATCTTGAAGATGGTGCATTGGTGCTATTTAGTAGGGATTTTGATGACTATCCATTGGTAAAGACCAGTTTTGAAGGCTTGAACACGGTGCGGTGCATTTCGCCCATCAATGCCCTTGAAGCTGAAAATATTGCCATTACCGGCACTGGAGTGATCGATGGAAATGGTGATGCTTGGCGTCCAGTAAAAAAAGGCAAGATGACCGCTGGCCAGTGGGATAAGCTCGTTAGATCAGGAGGTGTGCTTTCTGATGATAAAAAAATGTGGTTTCCCACCGCCAAGTCAAAGAAAGGATATACAAGCAGTACCAATTTTAATGTGCCTGATTTGATCAGCGAAAATGAACTGGCTTCCGTAAAAGATTTCCTGCGCCCCGTGATGGTCAGTTTAGTGAAGTGTAATAAGGTACTTTTGGATGGCCCGACCTTCCAGAATTCCCCAGCATGGAACATTCATCCGCTGATGAGTGAAAATGTGGTCATTCGTAACCTTAATGTTAGGAATCCTTGGTACAGCCAAAATGGTGATGGACTGGACCTTGAGTCTTGCAAGAACGCTCTGATTTATAATAATACATTCGATGTGGGAGATGATGCCATTTGCTTTAAGTCTGGAAAGAATGAAGATGGACGTGATAGAGGGATGCCTACGGAAAATGTCATTGTTAAAAACAATACTGTTTACCATGCCCATGGTGGGTTCGTAGTAGGCAGCGAAATGTCAGGAGGGGTGAAAAATATACATGTATCCCATTGCACCTTCATCGGTACGGATGTTGGGCTGAGGTTTAAAAGTACCCGTGGCAGAGGGGGAGTAGTGGAAAATATCCATATTTCTGATATTGACATGATCAATATTCCCACAGATGCGATACGTTTTAACATGTTTTATGGTGGCAACTCACCTGTACTAGAGGAAGACCAGGATGCAGAAGATGAAGCTAGGAATGAGGCCATTGTGCCTGTGACCGAAGAGACACCTGCTTTTAGAAATATTTACATGAAAAACATTAGAGCCACAGGTTCAGGAACTGCTGCTTTTTTCATGGGATTGCCGGAGAAGAGTTTGGAAAATGTGCGCCTTGAAAATGCACTGTTGGAAGCAAAAAACGGTATCACAGTGATTGATACTGATGGGTTGATATTGAAAAATGTCCAAGTGAAAGCCGAGAGAACTTCTGCATTGACCGTTTACAACAGCAAGAATGTCAATGTCAGTGGATTTACCTTTGAAGAAAATGGCAAGACCCCTGTCAGGATATTAGGAAAACTTACCAATGCAATTCAGCTTGACAAGGCTGATTTTTCAACTATAAATGAACAGGTATCAAAAGGTAATGATTTACCTGCCAACGCACTAAAAATTAAATAA
- a CDS encoding pectinesterase family protein yields the protein MSNKEVTYIKYLLILSFCLMAPLAQAQGYDITVAKDGSGDFATIQEAFNSVPDFRKSVTRIFLEPGKYKEKLTLASTKTNVHLIGSDASNTIVTYDDYASKENKYGEEMGTTGSSSFFVFGDGFLAKDITFENASGPVGQAVAVRVDGDKVIFENCRFLGYQDTLYPHGKNSRQYYKNCYIEGTTDFIFGWSTAVFEECEIFSKDGGSYITAASTDKGSLHGFVFIKCKLTSDAPEKSVYLGRPWRDYAQTVFISCEMGAHVKPEGWHNWGKPSAEENCFYAEFRSYGPGAAPDDRVMWSWQLTPDIGKAYTVENILSGDDDWNPQEVLQAEKED from the coding sequence ATGTCAAATAAAGAAGTAACCTATATTAAGTACCTATTAATTTTGTCCTTTTGCCTGATGGCTCCGCTTGCGCAGGCACAGGGATATGATATTACAGTAGCCAAAGATGGTTCCGGCGACTTTGCTACCATTCAAGAGGCATTTAATAGTGTCCCTGATTTTAGAAAATCCGTAACGCGAATATTCCTGGAGCCAGGAAAGTACAAAGAGAAGTTAACCTTGGCTTCGACAAAGACAAATGTACATTTGATAGGAAGTGATGCTTCCAACACGATCGTTACATACGACGATTATGCTTCCAAGGAAAATAAATATGGCGAAGAAATGGGAACCACTGGTTCAAGTTCCTTTTTTGTTTTTGGAGACGGGTTCTTAGCCAAGGATATCACCTTCGAAAACGCATCCGGTCCTGTAGGCCAAGCTGTAGCCGTGAGGGTCGATGGTGATAAGGTGATATTTGAAAATTGCAGGTTTTTAGGCTATCAGGACACGCTTTATCCTCATGGAAAGAACAGTAGACAGTACTATAAAAATTGCTACATCGAAGGGACAACAGATTTTATCTTCGGGTGGTCTACGGCCGTTTTTGAAGAATGTGAAATTTTCTCCAAGGATGGCGGAAGTTACATTACAGCAGCTTCCACAGATAAGGGGAGCCTCCATGGTTTTGTGTTTATCAAATGTAAGCTGACCAGTGACGCACCCGAGAAGAGTGTTTATCTAGGACGACCATGGCGCGATTATGCCCAGACGGTGTTTATCAGCTGTGAAATGGGTGCGCATGTTAAGCCTGAAGGGTGGCATAATTGGGGGAAGCCTTCAGCAGAGGAAAACTGTTTTTATGCAGAGTTTCGTTCTTACGGCCCCGGGGCGGCTCCTGATGACAGGGTAATGTGGTCATGGCAGCTTACTCCCGATATAGGCAAAGCCTACACGGTCGAAAATATCCTTAGCGGAGATGATGACTGGAATCCTCAAGAGGTCCTCCAAGCTGAAAAGGAAGATTAG